One genomic region from Kamptonema formosum PCC 6407 encodes:
- a CDS encoding BON domain-containing protein produces the protein MGWFKRLFGLEKPEPPAEPMTQVVQQAAAAQSIAPAKVGPDGNFDESGLAKRVALAFDNDAEVADIETVYVAQLSSTVVLKGKVPSQEILDKLVAIASAEEGATAVQTDQVTVG, from the coding sequence ATGGGCTGGTTTAAAAGACTATTCGGACTAGAAAAGCCTGAACCCCCCGCTGAACCGATGACGCAGGTGGTGCAGCAAGCAGCAGCAGCTCAATCTATTGCCCCAGCTAAGGTTGGCCCAGATGGGAATTTTGATGAGAGTGGCTTGGCAAAGCGGGTGGCCCTCGCTTTTGACAACGATGCAGAAGTTGCTGATATTGAGACTGTCTATGTTGCTCAGCTCAGCAGCACTGTTGTCCTTAAAGGGAAAGTGCCAAGCCAGGAGATCCTAGATAAGCTGGTGGCGATCGCCTCCGCTGAGGAAGGAGCAACCGCTGTACAAACCGATCAGGTGACAGTGGGCTAG
- a CDS encoding site-2 protease family protein, with product MNEFAYPEKAKNKQPQARFPRNLLEKLMQGAESIGIASQYQLNMFTPTLFDIPRNLSFLIGAVDADRSLLGVTLSENAATIIIVLIAIGILGWGYYRALPFGKLGILAWLQSVSLMTPWLLFFGLFAVGIYLNLAGILLMLVASTGLYIYLGKKLRAAGEDALLRSRAEKMVSSADASSEPSNSEPGKTEVQTATTPQPELVPVPAEDLKAIQGIFGIDTFFATETIPFQDGVICKGNLRGDPEVVYGRMSASLQERLGDRYRLFLVDNTDGRPVAIILPSKNDPQQTTLSQKILSVVLIGATFATSLETGGLLLGFDFFSEPLRYPEALPIALGVWAVLIAHEIGHQVFAKRHNVRFSWPFFIPTWQIASFGAVNRFESVLPNRKVLFDVAIAGPAAGGIVSLAMLIGGFLLSHKGSLFQIPADFFKGSVLVGTLARVVLGDALQQPIVDVHPLVVIGWLGLVITAINLMPAGQLDGGRIVQAIYGRQIAGRATFATFAVLAIASLVNPLALYWAIVILILQRNLERPSLNELSEPDDARAALGLLALFLMIATLLPLTPALAGRLGIGS from the coding sequence ATGAATGAGTTCGCTTACCCAGAAAAAGCTAAAAATAAGCAGCCTCAAGCACGCTTTCCGAGAAACTTACTAGAAAAACTTATGCAGGGAGCTGAAAGTATTGGAATTGCGTCTCAATATCAATTGAATATGTTTACACCAACTCTATTTGATATTCCCAGGAATTTATCATTTCTGATAGGTGCAGTAGATGCCGATCGCTCTTTATTGGGGGTTACTCTATCGGAAAACGCGGCAACGATTATTATCGTGTTAATTGCCATTGGAATTTTAGGTTGGGGGTATTACCGAGCCTTACCTTTCGGCAAACTAGGGATCTTAGCCTGGTTGCAGTCGGTGTCGCTGATGACTCCTTGGCTGTTATTCTTCGGTTTGTTTGCAGTCGGGATTTACCTCAACCTGGCCGGGATTTTATTAATGCTGGTGGCTTCTACGGGATTGTACATTTACTTAGGGAAAAAACTACGAGCGGCAGGTGAAGATGCGTTGCTGCGATCGCGGGCTGAAAAAATGGTTAGTTCCGCCGATGCGTCGTCAGAGCCCTCTAATTCAGAACCAGGAAAAACAGAGGTACAAACCGCTACAACTCCACAACCAGAACTCGTTCCCGTCCCCGCAGAAGACCTGAAGGCAATACAAGGTATTTTTGGTATCGATACGTTTTTTGCAACTGAAACTATTCCCTTTCAGGATGGCGTAATCTGCAAAGGGAACTTGCGGGGAGATCCAGAAGTAGTTTATGGGCGGATGTCAGCGAGTTTACAGGAAAGATTAGGCGATCGCTATCGGCTATTTTTAGTAGACAATACCGACGGCAGACCAGTAGCGATTATTTTACCCAGTAAAAACGATCCCCAACAAACCACACTCTCTCAAAAAATTCTCTCTGTGGTACTGATCGGGGCTACCTTTGCTACTAGCTTAGAAACAGGCGGTTTACTACTTGGGTTTGACTTCTTTAGCGAACCCCTACGCTACCCGGAAGCCTTGCCGATCGCCCTTGGAGTTTGGGCAGTTTTAATCGCTCACGAAATTGGACATCAAGTATTCGCCAAGCGCCATAATGTCCGCTTTTCATGGCCATTTTTCATTCCCACTTGGCAAATTGCCTCTTTTGGTGCAGTCAACCGCTTTGAGTCAGTATTACCGAACCGCAAAGTCCTCTTTGATGTGGCGATCGCTGGGCCAGCAGCAGGGGGAATTGTTTCCCTCGCCATGCTGATCGGAGGTTTCCTGCTTTCTCACAAAGGCAGTTTATTTCAAATCCCCGCTGATTTTTTTAAGGGTTCAGTTTTAGTAGGAACTTTAGCACGGGTAGTTTTGGGAGATGCTTTGCAGCAACCGATAGTAGATGTGCATCCGCTGGTAGTAATTGGCTGGCTAGGTTTGGTGATTACAGCGATTAATTTGATGCCAGCCGGACAATTAGACGGGGGAAGAATCGTCCAAGCGATCTACGGCCGTCAAATTGCCGGCAGGGCCACGTTTGCCACCTTTGCAGTATTAGCGATCGCATCTTTAGTAAATCCTTTAGCATTATATTGGGCAATAGTGATTCTGATTTTGCAAAGGAACTTAGAACGGCCAAGTTTGAACGAACTGAGCGAACCTGACGATGCCCGTGCAGCTTTGGGTTTGTTAGCTTTGTTTTTGATGATTGCCACGCTTTTGCCTTTAACTCCCGCTTTGGCAGGACGTTTGGGCATTGGCAGCTAA
- a CDS encoding transposase, with amino-acid sequence MILVFFLSARTTLTLFQIRSYLRRRGIRFTIPRLSNEPRHGPFSREIYRQRNIVERAINRIKQWRRIATRYEKLAANYTAMITIAFIWLWL; translated from the coding sequence GTGATTCTAGTATTTTTCTTGTCCGCTAGGACGACGTTAACCCTATTCCAGATCCGTAGTTACTTACGACGGCGAGGTATCCGTTTTACCATCCCACGACTGTCAAATGAACCCCGTCACGGTCCTTTTAGTCGGGAAATCTACCGTCAACGCAACATTGTTGAACGTGCTATCAACCGAATTAAGCAATGGAGACGTATTGCTACACGATATGAGAAACTTGCTGCAAATTATACAGCCATGATTACGATCGCCTTTATCTGGTTATGGTTGTAG
- a CDS encoding DUF4278 domain-containing protein, giving the protein MKLTYRGTNYENDISAVEMVEGEIGGKYRGQSWNYRYPRHIPVPEQAYNLKYRGVEYNTKRTQEAEVVVAKTVVEPVLAIAASRAKACTAVPDIAKVHRANLCNILDRRLQIAKAKGDERLLRLLESEAAQMAC; this is encoded by the coding sequence ATGAAACTGACTTATCGCGGCACTAACTACGAAAACGACATTTCCGCAGTCGAGATGGTTGAAGGTGAAATCGGCGGCAAATATCGGGGTCAAAGCTGGAACTACCGTTATCCCAGACATATTCCCGTTCCTGAACAGGCATACAATCTGAAGTATCGCGGCGTAGAATACAACACCAAAAGAACTCAAGAAGCGGAAGTGGTAGTTGCCAAGACAGTTGTAGAGCCTGTTCTCGCGATCGCAGCCTCCCGCGCCAAAGCCTGCACAGCAGTACCCGACATTGCCAAAGTCCACCGCGCCAATCTCTGCAATATCCTCGACCGCCGACTGCAAATAGCCAAAGCTAAAGGCGATGAAAGATTGCTCCGCTTACTAGAAAGTGAAGCCGCGCAAATGGCCTGTTGA